In the genome of Streptomyces pactum, one region contains:
- a CDS encoding class I SAM-dependent methyltransferase, with protein sequence MSGHHHHGHHHDTTDLDWDDLGPHLEAQAEISIPLLEQVTDWLRGLTGRDATAVGRVWDVGSGPGVAGCLFATAFPAAEVVAVDGEPALLERARDRAARTGVGDRLRTVHADITDGLPDIGDADLIWSSKALHHVGDQGAAVATLAGRLRPSGVLAVAEGGLPARRLPRDFGIGRPGLEARLDAVAEDWFRRMRAGLPGSRETVEDWPALLTAAGLEQVRSRTFLLDVPAPLDDSVRRFVHADLTRTREVLADELDAEDRATLDRLIDPDDAAGVLRRPDVFLLSAQTVHTGVRPAA encoded by the coding sequence ATGAGCGGGCACCACCACCACGGGCACCACCACGACACCACCGATCTGGACTGGGACGACCTCGGCCCGCACCTGGAGGCCCAGGCCGAGATCAGCATCCCGCTCCTGGAGCAGGTCACCGACTGGCTCCGCGGCCTGACCGGCCGGGACGCCACGGCCGTCGGCCGGGTGTGGGACGTGGGCAGCGGCCCGGGCGTGGCCGGCTGCCTGTTCGCCACCGCGTTCCCGGCCGCCGAGGTGGTGGCCGTGGACGGTGAGCCCGCGCTGCTGGAACGGGCCCGGGACCGCGCCGCCCGGACCGGCGTCGGCGACCGGCTGCGGACCGTGCACGCCGACATCACCGACGGGCTGCCCGACATCGGCGACGCCGACCTCATCTGGTCCAGCAAGGCCCTGCACCACGTGGGCGACCAGGGGGCCGCCGTGGCGACCCTGGCCGGCCGGCTCCGCCCGTCGGGGGTGCTCGCGGTCGCCGAGGGCGGACTGCCGGCCCGCCGGCTGCCGCGCGACTTCGGTATCGGCCGCCCGGGGCTGGAGGCGCGGCTGGACGCGGTCGCCGAGGACTGGTTCCGGCGGATGCGGGCCGGACTCCCCGGGTCCCGGGAGACCGTGGAGGACTGGCCGGCCCTGCTCACCGCGGCCGGCCTGGAGCAGGTCCGCAGCCGCACCTTCCTGCTGGACGTGCCCGCGCCGCTGGACGACTCGGTGCGCCGCTTCGTCCACGCCGACCTCACCCGCACGCGCGAGGTCCTGGCGGACGAGCTGGACGCCGAGGACCGGGCCACCCTCGACCGGCTGATCGACCCGGACGACGCGGCGGGGGTGCTGCGCCGTCCCGACGTGTTCCTGCTCAGTGCGCAGACCGTGCACACCGGGGTCCGCCCGGCGGCCTGA
- a CDS encoding AMP-dependent synthetase/ligase: MREITVPASATVPHVGGLADAVFEHAAETPELPVLARRTADGGWRDVTAAEFRDEVLALAKGLLAAGIRFGDRIAIICRTRYEWTLFDFAVWTVGAQSVPLYPTSSAEQVRWALHDAKVSACLVEHEDHAMTVGSVIDRLPELRHLWQLDAGALADLVAAGARVDDVAVDRHRLALTPDATATVIYTSGTTGRPKGCVITHANLMAECDNIVARYAQVFRNRPGEPAATLLFLPLAHVFGRMVQVAAIRGRVKLGHQPELSAAALLPVLRSFRPTFVLAVPYIFEKVFAAARRRAEAEGKAGPFDKAVEVAVRYAEAQEAKAFGTGPGPGPALRVQHQMFEKLVYGKVRETLGGRVRHAMSGGSGMERRLGLFFAGAGITVYEGYGLTESTAAATANPPERTRFGTVGKPISGTSVRIAEDGEIWVRGGQVFSGYLGDPRATAAVLRDGWLATGDLGSLDGDGYLTITGRKKEVLVTSGGKTVSPVVLEERVRAHPLVSQCIVVGNDRPYVAALVTLDPEAVTHWLLMCGKNRMRSDELVRDPDLEAEIRRAVVAANTQVSHAESIRTFRILAAQFTEEHGLLTPSLKLRRKAIEHAYAFEVDALYHG; encoded by the coding sequence TTGCGCGAGATCACCGTCCCTGCCTCGGCGACCGTCCCCCACGTGGGCGGACTGGCGGACGCCGTCTTCGAGCACGCGGCCGAAACCCCGGAGCTGCCCGTGCTCGCCCGCCGCACCGCGGACGGGGGGTGGCGGGACGTCACCGCGGCCGAGTTCCGCGACGAGGTGCTGGCGCTCGCCAAGGGACTGCTCGCCGCCGGCATCCGGTTCGGTGACCGGATCGCGATCATCTGCCGGACGCGGTACGAGTGGACGCTGTTCGACTTCGCGGTCTGGACGGTGGGCGCGCAGAGCGTGCCGCTGTACCCGACCTCCTCCGCCGAGCAGGTCCGCTGGGCACTGCACGACGCGAAGGTCTCGGCCTGTCTGGTGGAGCACGAGGACCACGCGATGACCGTCGGCTCGGTCATCGACCGGCTGCCGGAGCTGCGGCACCTGTGGCAGCTGGACGCGGGGGCGCTCGCCGACCTGGTCGCGGCGGGCGCGCGGGTGGACGACGTGGCGGTGGACCGGCACCGGCTGGCCCTGACGCCCGACGCGACCGCCACCGTCATCTACACCTCCGGGACCACCGGCAGGCCCAAGGGATGCGTGATCACCCACGCCAACCTGATGGCCGAGTGCGACAACATCGTCGCCCGTTACGCGCAGGTGTTCCGCAACCGCCCCGGGGAGCCCGCGGCCACCCTGCTGTTCCTGCCGCTGGCCCACGTCTTCGGCCGGATGGTGCAGGTCGCCGCGATCCGCGGGCGGGTGAAACTCGGTCACCAGCCGGAACTCAGCGCCGCCGCGCTGCTGCCGGTGCTGCGGTCCTTCCGGCCGACGTTCGTGCTCGCCGTGCCGTACATCTTCGAGAAGGTGTTCGCGGCGGCGCGGCGGCGGGCGGAGGCGGAGGGGAAGGCGGGGCCGTTCGACAAGGCCGTCGAGGTCGCGGTGCGGTACGCGGAGGCGCAGGAGGCCAAGGCGTTCGGCACCGGCCCGGGGCCCGGGCCGGCACTGAGGGTGCAGCACCAGATGTTCGAGAAGCTGGTGTACGGCAAGGTGCGGGAGACGCTGGGCGGCCGGGTGCGGCACGCGATGTCCGGCGGCTCGGGCATGGAGCGCCGGCTGGGGCTGTTCTTCGCCGGTGCGGGCATCACCGTCTACGAGGGGTACGGGCTCACCGAGTCCACCGCCGCGGCCACCGCCAACCCACCGGAGCGGACCCGGTTCGGCACCGTCGGCAAGCCGATCTCGGGCACCTCGGTCCGGATCGCCGAGGACGGGGAGATCTGGGTCCGCGGCGGCCAGGTGTTCTCCGGCTATCTCGGTGATCCGCGGGCGACGGCGGCGGTGCTGCGGGACGGCTGGCTGGCCACCGGCGACCTCGGCTCGCTGGACGGGGACGGGTATCTGACGATCACCGGGCGGAAGAAGGAGGTCCTGGTCACCTCCGGCGGCAAGACCGTCTCCCCGGTGGTCCTGGAGGAGCGGGTGCGGGCGCATCCACTGGTGTCCCAGTGCATCGTGGTCGGCAACGACCGGCCGTACGTCGCGGCGCTGGTGACGCTGGACCCGGAGGCGGTCACCCACTGGCTGCTGATGTGCGGCAAGAACCGGATGCGGAGCGACGAACTGGTCCGGGACCCGGACCTGGAGGCCGAGATCCGGCGGGCGGTGGTCGCCGCCAACACGCAGGTCTCGCACGCCGAGTCCATCCGCACCTTCCGGATACTGGCCGCCCAGTTCACCGAGGAGCACGGTCTGCTGACGCCGTCGCTGAAGCTGCGGCGGAAGGCGATCGAGCACGCCTACGCGTTCGAGGTCGACGCGCTCTACCACGGGTGA
- a CDS encoding LysR substrate-binding domain-containing protein → MFDPVQLRTFLTVAQTLSFTQAAHRLGLRQSTVSQQVRKLEAAAGRQLFGRDTHGVELTEDGEAMLGFARTILEANERAANWFTGTRLRGRLRFGASEDFVLTRLPEILEGFRRDHPEVDLELTVELSGTLHERLRAGRLDLVLAKRSEDRPQGRLVWRDRLVWIGGERLRIDPDRPVPLIVFPPPGLTRARALEVLERHGRPWRIVCTSGSLNGLVAAARAGLGVMAHTRGLIPPGLVRVPERAGLPDLGAVDFVLLHGERGRRDGPARAAAEALAAAVLAGGDRLQRAPSR, encoded by the coding sequence ATGTTCGACCCGGTGCAGCTCCGGACCTTCCTGACGGTCGCGCAGACGCTGAGCTTCACCCAGGCGGCGCACCGGCTCGGCCTGCGGCAGTCCACCGTCAGCCAGCAGGTGCGCAAGCTGGAGGCCGCCGCCGGGCGGCAGTTGTTCGGGCGCGACACCCACGGGGTGGAGCTGACCGAGGACGGCGAGGCGATGCTCGGCTTCGCCCGGACCATCCTGGAGGCCAACGAGCGGGCGGCGAACTGGTTCACCGGGACCCGGCTCCGCGGCCGGCTCCGGTTCGGCGCCTCGGAGGACTTCGTGCTGACCCGGCTGCCGGAGATCCTGGAGGGGTTCCGCCGCGACCACCCCGAGGTGGACCTGGAGCTGACCGTGGAGCTCTCCGGCACCCTGCACGAGCGGTTGCGCGCCGGCCGGCTGGACCTGGTGCTGGCCAAGCGGTCCGAGGACCGGCCGCAGGGGCGGCTGGTGTGGCGGGACCGGCTGGTGTGGATCGGCGGGGAGCGGCTGCGGATCGACCCGGACCGCCCGGTCCCGCTCATCGTCTTCCCGCCGCCGGGGCTCACCCGGGCCCGCGCGCTGGAGGTGCTGGAGCGGCACGGGCGCCCCTGGCGCATCGTGTGCACCAGCGGCAGCCTCAACGGCCTGGTCGCGGCCGCCCGCGCCGGGCTGGGGGTGATGGCGCACACCCGTGGCCTGATCCCGCCGGGGCTGGTCCGGGTCCCCGAGCGGGCGGGCCTGCCGGACCTGGGCGCGGTGGACTTCGTCCTGCTGCACGGCGAACGCGGCCGGCGGGACGGCCCGGCGCGCGCGGCGGCGGAGGCCCTGGCCGCCGCGGTGCTGGCGGGCGGCGACCGGCTGCAGCGAGCCCCGTCCCGGTGA
- a CDS encoding helix-turn-helix domain-containing protein → MINRVRQLRKERLMTLEALAERSGVTKSYLSKIERGRSTPSIAISAALARALDVPLDTLFVDAEQLTDVAVTRAGERRALTPGEGPGPRYEGIALQAGSKRMTPFMLHPPHDASAVPFRDHPGEEFLFVHTGRAELLLPSGSVELEPGDSAYFRATTPHKVRSLSTERAAVLLLVCDDGTGPETPHPHLP, encoded by the coding sequence GTGATCAATCGGGTGCGGCAGTTGCGCAAGGAACGGCTGATGACGCTGGAGGCGCTCGCGGAGCGCTCCGGGGTCACCAAGAGCTACCTGTCCAAGATCGAACGAGGTCGGAGCACCCCCTCGATCGCGATCAGCGCCGCGCTCGCCCGCGCCCTCGACGTCCCCCTGGACACCCTCTTCGTGGACGCCGAGCAGCTCACCGACGTCGCCGTGACCCGGGCCGGCGAGCGGCGGGCACTCACCCCGGGCGAGGGGCCCGGCCCCCGCTACGAGGGCATCGCGCTCCAGGCCGGCAGCAAGCGGATGACGCCGTTCATGCTCCACCCGCCGCACGACGCCTCGGCCGTGCCGTTCCGTGACCACCCCGGCGAGGAGTTCCTCTTCGTGCACACCGGGCGGGCCGAACTCCTGCTCCCCTCCGGCTCGGTCGAGCTGGAGCCCGGCGACTCGGCCTACTTCCGGGCCACCACACCGCACAAGGTCCGGTCGCTGAGCACCGAACGCGCCGCGGTGCTGCTGCTGGTCTGCGACGACGGCACCGGACCGGAGACCCCGCACCCGCACCTGCCCTGA
- a CDS encoding aldolase has translation MANTLHETKEVLVGRAERQMREHFGDSELTTRQKLALTCRILFDGGHDSGLAGQITARGTEPGTYYTQRLGLGFDEITEDNLLLVDEDLTVQEGAGMPNPANRFHSWIYRARPDVNCVIHTHALHTAALAMLEVPLVVSQMDTTPLYDDCAFLKDWPGVPVGNEEGEIISAALGDKRAVLLAHHGQLVTGGTVEEACNLAILIERAARLQLLAMSAGTIQPLPPEQAREAHDWTSTDRRNQANFAYYARRALRNHPDCVREGTAL, from the coding sequence ATGGCGAACACGCTGCACGAGACGAAGGAGGTGCTCGTCGGCCGTGCCGAGCGGCAGATGCGCGAGCACTTCGGCGACTCGGAACTGACCACCCGGCAGAAGCTGGCGCTGACCTGCCGGATACTTTTCGACGGCGGTCACGATTCCGGGCTCGCCGGTCAGATCACCGCCCGCGGGACCGAGCCTGGCACCTACTACACCCAGCGCCTCGGGCTGGGCTTCGACGAGATCACCGAGGACAACCTGCTGCTGGTGGACGAGGACCTCACCGTCCAGGAGGGCGCGGGCATGCCCAACCCCGCCAACCGCTTCCACTCCTGGATCTACCGGGCGCGCCCCGACGTGAACTGCGTGATCCATACGCACGCGCTGCACACGGCGGCGCTCGCCATGCTGGAAGTGCCGCTGGTGGTCTCGCAGATGGACACCACCCCGCTGTACGACGACTGCGCCTTCCTCAAGGACTGGCCGGGCGTCCCGGTCGGCAACGAGGAGGGGGAGATCATCTCCGCGGCGCTCGGTGACAAGCGCGCCGTCCTCCTCGCCCACCACGGTCAGCTGGTGACCGGCGGCACCGTGGAGGAGGCGTGCAACCTGGCCATCCTCATCGAGCGGGCGGCCCGGCTCCAGCTGCTGGCCATGTCGGCCGGCACGATCCAGCCACTGCCGCCGGAGCAGGCCCGCGAGGCGCACGACTGGACCTCCACCGACCGGCGGAACCAGGCCAACTTCGCCTACTACGCCCGCCGCGCGCTGCGCAACCACCCCGACTGCGTCCGTGAAGGGACGGCCCTGTGA